In a single window of the Calditrichota bacterium genome:
- a CDS encoding succinate dehydrogenase iron-sulfur subunit produces MSETNESYKTNFAETKDIVFKIFRYDPDVNTEPHFDTFTVPVVKGWTVLDAVMHIKENMDSTVSYRASCRMGICGSCAMDINGKPRLACQTQVIAELQSDEVVIKPLANYPILRDIVPDLTPLIQNHEAVKPYIIRKDKEDQKNPKGELYQTPDELEEYLQFSYCIKCGACMAACPVVATDEEFPGPQALTQAYRYTIDTRDDGFMERIDSVDKTHGAWRCHFAGACSDACPKGVDPAFAIQLLKREITARKFGKKREPAPIAKQPVNVKRLESVPYPPEKTVK; encoded by the coding sequence ATGAGTGAAACAAATGAAAGCTATAAAACAAACTTTGCTGAAACGAAAGATATTGTGTTTAAAATCTTTCGTTACGATCCCGATGTAAATACAGAGCCGCATTTCGACACCTTCACCGTTCCCGTGGTAAAAGGCTGGACGGTTTTGGATGCCGTGATGCATATCAAGGAGAATATGGATAGTACGGTTTCGTACCGCGCATCCTGCCGAATGGGTATCTGTGGCTCCTGCGCAATGGATATCAATGGCAAGCCCCGGCTGGCCTGCCAAACCCAGGTTATTGCTGAATTACAATCCGACGAGGTGGTGATAAAACCTCTGGCAAATTATCCGATTCTTCGGGATATTGTACCGGATTTAACCCCGCTGATTCAGAATCATGAAGCGGTGAAGCCGTACATTATTCGGAAGGACAAGGAAGATCAGAAGAATCCCAAAGGCGAATTGTACCAGACGCCTGATGAATTGGAGGAATATCTGCAATTCTCCTACTGTATCAAATGCGGAGCCTGTATGGCGGCATGCCCGGTGGTGGCCACAGATGAAGAGTTTCCGGGACCACAGGCCTTAACGCAAGCCTATCGTTACACCATTGATACGCGGGACGATGGGTTCATGGAACGGATTGATTCTGTGGATAAAACACACGGCGCCTGGCGGTGTCACTTTGCCGGTGCCTGTTCCGATGCCTGTCCCAAAGGTGTGGATCCGGCGTTTGCCATTCAGTTGTTAAAGCGGGAAATTACGGCTCGCAAATTCGGGAAAAAACGCGAACCGGCGCCTATTGCCAAACAACCTGTGAATGTGAAGCGCCTCGAAAGCGTGCCCTATCCTCCCGAAAAAACAGTCAAATGA